The genomic stretch TTGTTTACCGGTCCCCTGTACACGATCTACAAAGCCGTCACCTGTATCAACCTGGCCAAGCGGTTGGAGGCAAAAACTGGTCAGCCCGTTATCCCAGTCTTCTGGGTCGCCTCGGAGGACCATGATTTTGAGGAGATCTCTCACATCAAACTTCTTCAAGGGGAAAAGACCGTCGTCATCACAATGACCAGCCGCCCAGATGAGGACCGCTTTGCCATAGGCCACCGCACCCTGCCGGAGGACTTGGCGGTAACCCTTGAATCTTTTTTATCTCATTTACCCCAAAGCGAACATAGGCTGCCATGGGAGGAGACCTGGCATCGTTTGCTGACCGGTCCCACTGGTCCCCATGAGCACTTCGCCGCCCTGTTGCACAAGCTGTTGGGTCCTTACGGCCTCGTCATCCTTGATCCGCTCCTCTCGGGCCTGAAGCAACTGCCGAGATGTGCATCCTTCTTCGCCAGTGTTCTTGAAAACGAAGTTTCCCTGCGGGAAGGACTATCCCGGGGCGTCGAACAGATCCGGAGACTGGGATATACGCCACAGGTGGAAAAGGGGCCGGAAGAGACAAGCCTTTTTTACTTTCATCAAGGCCGCCGGCTGGCCATCTTGCGTGACGGCAGAGGCTACCGACTCCGGGGCGCCGAGATTACCTTCAGCCGCGATGAACTGCTCGATCTAGCGCAGCGTCAGCCTGACTTGTTTTCAACCAATGTGGTGACACGCCCGCTTCTCCAGGATCAACTCCTGCCTACGACGGCTTATGTGGCTGGTCCCGGCGAGATCGCTTACTTTGCCGCTTATCGAGATGTCTATCGTGCCATGGGCATGGAGATGCCACCCATTGTTCCCCGGTTGAGCGTCACCATCATCGAAGGCTTTGTCGACAAACTGCTTGAGCGCTATGCCCTTTCCTTCGCCGACGTGCCGGCGGGACTCGAAGGGCGGTTGAGGGAAGAATTGGCCGCCCAAGACGAACTGGGCATCGGAGCGCTCTTCGAGGAACTCGAATCGCAGGTGCGGGCGGCCTATCTGCCGGCAGTCGAACGGATCGCCCGCTGGGATCGGCAGATGGGAAATCTGGCCGAAGAGAACTTAGATCGCGTCATCGCCCAAGCGCGCTTTTTACGCCAGAAGGTTGAACACCGGCACCGCCAGCGTTGCCAAGACAAGCGAAATCACTTCCGCAAGGTGGAATTACACCTTTGGCCGGGTGCCCCACAGGAGCGGGTGTACAACATCTTCCCTTATCTTTTGAAATACGGTTCCTCTCTGATTGAAACGCTCCTGGAAGCGCCCGTCGAGTGGCTCGACTCCCACTGCTTGTTCCGGTGCTGAATGAAAAAAGCCGTCCCCGTTGAGCAAAATCTTCTGGGACGGCCTTCCTATTGTCTTGTTTGATACCTTTTGACGAGGCAAAAGAGTTACATGGCGAAGAGGTGTCCGCCAATTTGAGTGGTAATCACCCGCTGACGCATCCAGCCGTCAGAGGACTTATCGGGGTTAAAGAAGAAAAGGGCGCCTTTAGAGGGATCCCAACCAGCCAGGGCGTCCTGCGCCGCCTTTTGGGAGAGGGCGCTCGCTGGTCGATTGATCATGCCGTTTCTCACCGGCGTAAACTGCAAGGGATCATAGATGACGCCGGAGATGGAAGATGGGAACTTTCCGCTTTTTATCCGGTTGAGCACCACAGCGCCGACGGCCACTTTGCCTTCGTAAGGCTCGCCGGAGGCCTCCGCCTCGATCAACCGCGCCAGCAGGTCCAGGTCAGACTGGCCGACGCCGTTGCTTGCCCTCTGACTTTGCCGGTCGATCCCCGTAGGCACCTTGAGCACCTGGCCGGGATAAATGTCGTTGGTAATCATCCCGTTCAGCTCCTTGATCGCCCAATCAGTGGAGCTGAAGCGGTTGGCGATCAGATAGAGGCTGTCGCCCGATCTGACGGTGTAGGTGGAGACATCGGGAATGTTCAGCACTTTGCCTGTTGGGAGGTTGTTAGGCGCCACCTGATTGGCGCCTTGAATCAGCGTCCAGGGGAGGCCAAAGCGCTGACCCAACGAGTAAAAGGTGTCACCCGGTTGAATCGTATACTGCCAGGCATGGGCCGGCGTTGCGGTGGCGCCTCCCCAGATCAGGAAGGTAAACGCTGCCGACAGCATCCCGGCACGTAGCCAAGAGCGACGAAAGACCATGTAAAGGATCATCCTTTCCAAGCGCCTTCGGAGTTAGCTGACGGGTTGGGCCAGAAAGGTTGGCCTTCTTCCGAAGAAGATTCACCCCTCGCAACCGGAAATCGGCTGCAGAACGACCTAGTGAGGGCCGCGGTTCCTCCGTACCCCAGCTGGGGATTCGGCGTTTTATTTTTGGTTCCCCGCAATTATACCGGCTTGGACAGACACTGTCATGACGATCATTTTTCCTGAGGCGGTAGGGCTTGGACAGTTTCCCAGGTTTGACGCCTCTATAAGAGCCATGTTGACGCTCTGTCTAAAGATCGCAGCAGCATTTGAGCAGGAAAAGTGTCCAATTTGTTGAAATGTCGGAAAAATGCAAATAGGAGGTGTGCCTTGTGCAACAACGGCATGAGATCGTCACCCAACTGTTCAATTGGGTGGCCATCATCAATGCTTCTCACAACCCCATCATCGCCACTGACCATGAGGGGCTGGTGCGCGTCTTCAACAAGGCCGCCTCCCGCGCCTTTGGCAAAGAAACCCGCGACGTCATCGGAATGCCCTTTGAGGCTGTCGTCCCCAAGTGCCGCCTCCGGGAGACGATTCAAACGGGCCAACCCCTAACTGGCCTGCGTTTTAGCTACCAGGAGCGGGTCTTTCTCGTCAACCTGACTCCCATACTGCGAAAACAGCAGCTCGTCGGCGCCGTGGCGATCTTTCAAGACATGACCGAGTTGGAGTCTGTTGTGGAGGAACTCAATCGGGTCAAGGAATTAAAGGGCACCCTGGAAGCGATCTTGGAGGCCGCCTATGACGGGATCATCGTCGTCAACGCCGAGGGTATCATCACCATGGTCAATCAAGCCTGTTGCAATTTCCTCGGTTTTCGCGAGTCCGATCTGCTGGGCCGCCATGTGGCCAACATGGTGGAGGGGACGCGCATGCATATCGTCTTGCAGACAGGACAAGCCGAAGTAGGCGATTTACAGCGCACCGGCGGCCATGACTACATCGCCATGCGCATCCCCATCGTGAAAGATGGACAGGTCGTTGGGGCTGTCGGCAAGATCATGTTCAAAAACGTAAATGAACTGAACGCGCTGGCTTCGAAGATCAATTCCCTTCAAAAAGAACTCCATTACTACAAGGAAGAACTGCAAAAGTACCGGGGCGCCCGCTACAGCTTTGACGCCGTAGTCGGAACCAGCTACGCCATCCGGATGATCAAGGATACGGCCCGGCAGGTGGCTCGCACCGATTCGATCGTCCTGCTCCGGGGAGAGAACGGCACAGGCAAACAACTGTTGGCCCATGCTATGCACATCGAGTCAGAACGGAGAGAAGGCCCCTTCATTCAAATCAGCTGCAGCGGAATCAGACCGGAGTCCCTCGAGATCGAACTATTCGGCAGCGCCGTCGACGCACCCGGGGCATCATCGTCAGGCAAGTTTGCCCTTGCCCACCGGGGGACGCTGTACATTACCGATATCGGCGACATGCCGCTGCCTGCACAAGCCCGGTTGTTCCGGCTGCTGCAAGGTCAATTGCCCCTCGTCGACAGCCCCGACGGCCCGGTGATCGCCGATGTTCGACTGATCGTCTCAACAAACCGCCATCTCGAGGAGATGGTCCGCAAAGACCTCTTCCGAGAGGATCTCTACAACCGGTTGAACGTGATCAGCCTCTTCATCCCGCCGTTGCGTGATCGCAAGGAGGACATCCCTGAACTGGTCTCCCTCTTTATCCAGAATTTCAACCGCCAATTTGGTTTTTCTGTCCAGAAGGTGACACGGGAAGCTATGCAGGTCCTGATCAACTACCATTGGCCGGGTAATGTGAGGGAACTGCACTCGTTGATCGAGCGGATCTACGACCGGGTCAAAGGCGACACGATCGATGTAGGCCACCTGCCCATGCACCTGCAAAAATTCAACCACACGGACGCGACAGCGCCTCAGTCACAAAGCCTGCAAGCCCTCCTGGAAGAGACAGAAAAAACGGCGATCCTGCAGGCCTTGCAGTCCGCCAATGGCAACAAGGTGCAGGCGGCCCAATTGCTCGGGATTTCCCGTGCCGGCCTCTACCAGAAGTTGGCTAAGTACCAAATTGAAGAGTGATCCGCGAGCAGCGCCGACTTTCATTGGGCAGAGCGAACCGATCGAGCATAGATACCCTGAACCTTCTGGTTCGGGGTTTTTTCCGTTTCATGCATAGAGAACTTCAGTGAACCAAAAAATAGGGCAGACAGGTCTAATAGGAGGGGAGAACAATGCGCTGTTGCAATGCTTTTTTCGCCATACTGCTCACGGCGGCCTTCGCGTTCGCCGGGTGGCAGGGCGTGAACCAACCGCTGTCGGACGCCCCATGCGGCTTCTCTGCTTGGAAAGCAGGCGGTAACGCTGACGCGAAGGCAGTTTGGAATCTGCCTGCCGCTGAAGCAGAAACAGGACAAGGGTATCCAAAACGGGGAGACGAGACGATGCTGGCTCGGGCAATCCACGGTGAAGCCAGGGGCGAACCGTATGAAGGACAAGTCGCCGTTGGCGCCGTCATTATCAACCGAACAAAACATGCATCCTTTCCCAATTCGGTCCACGGCGTCATCTTTCAACCGGGCGCCTTTACGGCCGTCAATGACGGTCAGATCTGGACACCCTTAAAACCGACTGATTCGGCCAACAAGGCGGCACGCGACGCCCTGGCCGGCTGGGACCCCACCGGCGGATGCATCTACTACTGGAACCCGGCGACGGCGACGAGTCGGTGGATCTGGAGTCGGCCCGTCGTCAAGCAGATCGGCAAACACTATTTCGCCAAATGAGCCGTTACGACGATGTTCCTACGATCTATACCAGAAAGGATGAGCGCTTATGAGCGAAATCCGAGATCGCGATGAAACCCCTGTTGATGATCATCGTCTCATTGAAGAAACGAACCACCTACGCAAGGTCAAAAAAACGCTCAGTGTCGTCGCTGGCCTGCTGGGGGTCACAACAGCGCTCTTCGGCTACCTTGGATACCAACAGTACGTGCAGAACCAGGCGTATCAGATGGCCGTAGAAAACCGATACCAGCGCGCCTTTGCCGACCTGTCAAGCAACGTGGAGAATATGGAGTTGGAAATGTCTCGCCTGCTGGCCAGCAATTCGCCCAATCAGGCCGTCATGGGGCTCCAGCAGGTGTCACGCCAAGCCAGTGAGGCATCGGCCAACATGGGGCAACTCCCCCTAGCGACACTCCTGTTGAGCCGAACCCATCGCTTCATCAACACAGTCGACGATTTTTCCACCACGTTGGCTGAACGCAAAGTCGATGGAAAGGCAGCCCTCACCGCTGCTGAAAAGAAAACCCTCGGCGAACTGCATCGCCAGACCACCTTCTTGCGCGATGAGTTGGGCAAGATGGGCGAACAATTGAACGAGCGCCGGGTCACCTGGGTCGCCCTGGAGAAACAGGCGCGGCAGCAGGAGCAGCAAGGATCAAAACAACAGACGGCCTTGGGACAGTTCTGGCAGCGTGTTGTCGCCGCCGTGGCTGGTCAGGGACCAGAGACACAGGCGCCACCTATTTTGGCTAACTTCCAGTTTGTCGAGAATGAACTGCAAAAATATTCACCTGTCGAGTACGACGGTAGACATTCCGAGCAGATCCAGATCACCCCGCGCGGGCTCGGGTCAGGTCAGATCACGCAAGAGCAGGCTATCTCCATCGCCCAGTCTTGGATCGGTCAAGGTCCTCTCGCCGGTCACCAGGTACGGGTGACCGGGGAAGGAAAGGCCGCCATTCCCGCCTACGGTATTGGCGTATATCCCAACGACGCCCCTAATGAAAACAGGATCGCCATGGAGATCTCCAAAACAGGCGGCCATGTGATCTGGATGCTAAAAGAACGCCCAGTCGGCACACCAGTGATCAGCCGCGACGAAGCCGCCGCCGTCGCCCGTGACTTCCTAAGCCGCCGCGGCCTGAACAACTTTGAAGCGACAGCAGTCGAAGAGTATCAGAGCCTCGCCGTCGTCACCTTGGTTCCGCGAGACGGCAATATCAGCCTTTATCCGGACAAGATCAAGGTCCGCGTTGCCATGGATGACAAAGAGGTCCTAGGCTATGACGCGACTGCCTATCTGACCTTCCATACCAACCGCAACCTGCCAGTGCCTAAGATCAGTCGAGAAGAAGCCCGTAAGCGCGTCGCTTCCGATGTAACCGTTACCGGCGACAAACTGGTGTTGCTGGCTAAGGACAATTACCAAGAGCTCCTCTGCTGGGAGTTCAAGGCCGTCCGGGATAACATGACCTATCTCGTCTATATCAACACCCAGACAGGCCGAGAGGAGCGGATCTTCCGAGTGATCGAGACGAACGCGGGCACTTTCATCTTCTGAACCATCTTCCACACTTCCCGACCATACTGACTGCCCAGCCGTCCAAAAATCAAGGCGTTCCAGTCAAAAATCACCCATTTCTTTGCTGCTGCAGGCAGACCATCCTCTGCCTGCAGCTCTTTTCTGTTGGGTCATTTACCCTTCCCTGGAACGTATGGTATAAATAGAGTAATGGAAGACCAGCGGGAGGAGGTTCCCCATGCTCATTGCCGTCGGTGTTTCCGCCAGGCACCTTCACCTCAGCGATGAACACCTAGAGATCCTCTTTGGCCAGGGCTACCGCCTGACGCCGAAACGCCACTTGTCCATACCGACGCAGTATGTCTGTGAAGAGCGGGTTAGCATCCGGGGAGCCCGCGGGGCCATCCACAACGTGGCCATCATCGGACCGACCCGCGCCCAAACACAGGTAGAGGTGACGCGTACAGACGCCGTCACCCTTGGCGCAAACCCTCCGATCCGCCTCTCCGGTGACCTGGATGAAAGCGCCCCTGTCACCATCACCGGACCGAAGGGCCAAGTTGAATTGCCCGAAGGCTTAATCGTAGCCATGCGTCACATCCATATGACTGAGAAAGACGCCGATGAGCTCGGTTTCAGTCACAAGGACTATGCCATGGTGATCGTTCCCGGACCGCGCAGCCTCGTCTTTGACCATGTCGTTGTCCGGGTTGCCCGGGAAAATACCCACACGGAACTGCATATCGACACCGATGAGGCCAACACGGCTGCACTCTCCAATGGAGAAAAGGTCAATCTCCTGCGCATCAACGATAAAAAGATCCGTCTCGAACAACTGATCGCAATGTTCGATGAGCGTCAGTTGAAACAGGTCGAGGCTTGCATCGCCAACATTGTCGCCGAAGAGCGTCGCAAGGTGGCGGAAATGGAGGACATGCTGGCCTTGTTGCGCAAAGGCTAGCTGCATGAAAGGAACGACAGCTGTGCGTCTGGGAGAACTCTATCAGTGGCTCTTGCAAGAGGGCATTGCCGCCGACCCCCGCTCCCGCGAGGAGGTGGAAGCGCTGCTGGCAGCGCGAAAAAAAGCCGTCACTGGCAGCATGGACAAGGCGACCCGCCTTGCCGATGACGGTCAATGGGATAACCCCTATGGCGACACACGTATCCTCTACGGCGAGGCAGATAGGGAAGTGCGCAGGGTTCTCGCCGGCATCGACATTGACGGAGCGGAGCTGCTTTTGGCTGACCGCTGGCGCGAACGGGGCAAGCCGATCGATCTGGTCATTGCTCACCATCCGGCGGGACGCGCCCTTGTCCAGCTGCATCAAGTCATGAAGGTCCAAGAAGACCTCTTGGCCGCTGCAGGCATCCCGATCAACGTAGCAGAAGCCATTATGGCAGACCGTATCGAAGAGGTACGCCGATCGCTTTTACCGTCGAACCATCAGAAGGTGGTCGACCTGGCTCGCCTTCTCGATATTCCTTTTCTCTGTGTCCATTCGCCGGCTGACAACAAAGTGCAAAGATACCTCAGCGAGTACCTGACAGCAGACCGGATCGGTCCGGAAAAGACGCGGACTGTCCGGGATATTGTCGATGCCCTCCTCGATCTTCCGGAATTTCAACTGGCCGCCGGTCACGGCGTAACGCCGCAGGTTATTGCCGGTAAGAACGATGACCGGGCAGGAAAGATCTATATCAAGATGAACGGCGGAACATCAGGTCCTGAACAATCGATTGAGGCACTGGTTAAGGCGGGCGTCGGGACAATGGTCTGTATGCACCTCCCAGAGTCGCAGCGCAAAAAGGCGGCAGAGGCTAAACTGCGCGTCGTCATCGCCGGACACATGGCCTGCGACTCTCTGGGCATGAACCTTTTGCTGGATGGTCTAGAACGCCAAGGCGTCGAGGTGCTGTCCTGCGCAGGATTGTTGCGGTATCAACGCGATAGCGCCTAAACTTCTTATGATCCATAAGGCCAGGTCATATTCTATAACTGTAAAGCCATCCCGTCGGTAATCACCAACAAAAGATAGATCTTGCCGAAAAAACTACCGCAAGTTATACTCCTGTTGTAAGGACAATGGTGTCCTTTTGAGACGACGGCGTTTCCTCCGAATGAAATTAACGCATTCGGTCGATGCGTCTTTTTATTTTTGCTGAGGAGGGGACGCCGTTGAACGGGTTACGCATTTTTTTGGCGATGCCGGCCGGTCCTCTTCGCGATAAGGTAAAGGACTCCCTTAGCCGGCATGGATACGTCATCATCGGCGAGGCCGCCGATGGGATGACAGCATTACGGTCGCTGCACAAGTTGCTGCCTGATCTCGTTATTATTGAGATGCAGCTGCCCGCACTGGACGGATTAGAACTGGCCAAGCTGTGCCAGGAGGAGCAGTTGGGCGCTGCTGTCTTGCTCACCCCCTACAACCAGTTAGGAACTGTGCAGAGGGCGCTTGAGACCTGGCTTTTTGAGCCACTAATCCGCCCTATCCGTGAAGAAGCGCTGCTAGCCGCCGTTGTCACCGCCTATACTCATTATATGCGGGAAGCGCGCCTCACAAGAGAAGTTCATGAACTCAAGGAAGCCTTGGAAAAACGGAAACTGATCAACCAAGCCAAACGACGGCTCATGGAGAAGTTGCACGTCAACGAGGATGAGGCCCATCGCATCCTCCAGCGCTATGCGATGAACCACCGCATAGCGAGCAAGGAGGCAGCCTCACGGATTCTTAAAGTTTACTCCCATGATGAAAGGGCGTAATGATTCCCGGGATGTTCTGACTGTGTGAAAAACCGGCTTGAGCTTCGATAAAAGCCCGGCCGGTTTTTTCATTCCTTCCAGATAGTAGGGTGAAAAAAATATGAAGCAGAAAAATGTAATTTTTTTCATGCCCTCACGACATAAGGCATAAGATGTGACAGGGAAGCAAGGGTACTGCTCCGGCAGTTTGCCGCTTTTTAATCTTGGGACTGCGACGATGTAATCACAGTTGAAGAAGAAATATTAAAAATTTTAAAAATAAAACTTTTGTGTCCCGTCGGTTGCAAAGCAATGATGAAAATGACTTTTTACAAAAAATGGATACCTTGGTCACAAATAAGTACTTTGGTCTAAAACAAAAAAGCTTCAAACGTTGCGTTCAAAGCCTTAAACACACGAATATGGTGGGCGATAACGGAATCGAACCGCTGACCTCTTGCATGTCAAGCAAGCGCTCTAACCATCTGAGCTAATCGCCCCTATTGGTAGCGGTGGTAGGATTTGAACCTACGACACTACGGGTATGAACCGTATGCTCTAGACCAACTGAGCTACACCGCCACGACCAAATACAAAAAACATTATAAAATAAGGCGATATTTGTGTCAATAGTTTTTTGCGAACGAATACGAAAATTCGCCTCAATATCCCATGAGAAGATGGCGCCTGAGAAGGATTATCGAGAATGATGTCGAAGAGGTATCTGGTACAAGATGGGCGGGAAAGGGGAGCCAAAATGGAAGAATGGGTTTTGCAGCCTGGGGAGAAACCGTACCGGATCCTGACCGCCGCCGGTGATAGTTCACCTGATGGCTTGAAAGGTATTCATTTTTATTCAAAGATAAAAGAAACAGGCATGATCGACTGCCTGCTGATTTTCAGCTACGATGAACGCCAGGCCGTCCGCCAAGCTAAAGACTTTCCGCCTGACCAGTTTGAGCACTTCCTGCGGGGAGTGGCGAGCCGGTCGCCCTATCCCTGCCAGATTGTGGACGGCATAAGGGAAGAGCAGAAGGCGCTGGCCCTCTGGGAATCCTTTATCGGACCTTCCGTGGAAAAAGCGGTAAGTTGATAAGGCTGTTACATCTGCGGCTTATAGCTACGGCATAGAATTATCGCCTACTGCAGTTGCTTTCTTGTTTTTGAGTAGAGAAAAACCCTGGACGACAGTCCCGGGTTTTCCTTTTTTCCTGCACCTATTATTACGTAGGAATAGGGCTTCATAGCTGTATAACCCATAGAGAAAAAAATAAAAAAAACTCAGGCAATCCTGAGTTTTTCTGTTATGTTGGTGCGAGAGGGGGGACTTGAACCCCCACGGTTGCCCACACGCCCCTCAAACGTGCGCGTCTGCCAGTTCCGCCACTCTCGCATTCACGTGGAGCCACTGACCGGGATTGAACCGGTGACCTTATCCTTACCAAGGATACGCTCTACCTACTGAGCTACAGCGGCATATGCTAGTAAGGAAAATGGCAGGGGAGACAGGACTCGAACCCGCAGCCTACGGTTTTGGAGACCGCCGCTCTACCATTGAGCTACTCCCCTGTAATCTACTGAAATGGAGCGGGTGATGGGAATCGAACCCACGTATCCAGCTTGGGAAGCTGGTGTTCTACCATTGAACTACACCCGCAACCGATAGTAAATAGAGATGGAGCGGGAAACGAGATTCGAACTCGCGACCCTCGCCTTGGCAAGGCGATGCTCTACCACTGAGCTATTCCCGCAACATCATGGTGCCGAAGGCCGGGGTCGAACCGGCACGAGGAGTGACCTCACTGGTTTTTGAGACCAGCGCGTCTGCCAATTCCGCCACTTCGGCAAGACAAATGGTGGGCGATGAGGGAATCGAACCCCCGACCTCATGCATGTGAGGCATGCGCTCTAACCATCTGAGCTAATCGCCCGCTGTCAACCAGCGTTTGCCGGTGACGAAATATAATCTATCAAATTTAGAGGCTAAAGTCAATAAGTTTTTTCTGATTTTACGGAGAAAATCAAGGAGACGCAGGAAAAGTATGGTCGTTTTCCTTGTCGACGATGTTTTCCCTGTTCTACGCATTATGTTGTCTTTAGCATCGATGAAAAGGGGCTTAATCCAAATGGGATGTAGGCAGGTGAGTCCCGACCACAAAAAACAAGCGGGCCTCTTTCGCTTGACTTCTACAAACGTTTTATAGTAGAATAATTTTCGTTCAGTCGGGGCGTGGCGCAGCTTGGTAGCGCGCTTGGTTCGGGACCAAGAGGCCGCAGGTTCAAATCCTGTCGCCCCGACCATTGATCTTATTGGGTTTTTCGGGTGTGTGGGCATCGGTTGCGGTCGGGTTTGACGCCTGGCGTGACGGCTGTTGAGAATTTGAAGATGAGTTATGTTGGAGCCCAGGATTAATTCCTGGGCTTTTTTACTTTGTGTTGCGAAGGTAAGCGGTGGGGGGGACAACAGGTCGTTGGCTCAACGCCGCTAAAACAAGAGGAAAGGGAAAAGTATTTTTTTGCTCTTATGGCCATAATTTAGTACAATAAGGTGTGATTCAGATACTCAAAAGTTGATTAGCTTGGATCACTGCTTCGTGCATGAATTCGGTCGCGAATCAGTCTACCAGCTTCTTCGTGACCGATGCGATTTTATCGGTCGTTTCCTGGATCGTGCAAATCGTGGCGGATAATTCCTCGATCGAGTCGGTTTGCGCTTTTGCAAAATCTCCCAATTGTTCAAGTTTAGCGGCGATATTGTTTAGCGAATCGATCATTTTGTTCAATTTTAAAGACATGTCGGAGACGCTGTGATTCGTATTTTGCGCAAGGCTACGGACCTCTTCCGCAACAACGGCGAAGCCCCTCCCGGCATCACCTGCCCTAGCTGCCTCTATGGCAGCGTTGAGGGCGAGTAAATTCGTCTGATCCGAGATTTTTTTGATCAATGCGATGACATCACCGATCGTCCCAAGTTCCTTTTTGATTCTCACCGTTTCACCGACGATTTCGTGCATCGCATTGTTGAATCTGACGGCCCCGGAAGCGATGGCTTCACTGGAAGAAGTTGTGTGTAACAGCGTAGAGTATAGCCTGTCCGTATTCTCCTTCAATTCTTCATAGGCTACCACAGGCGCAGTCATTCCGATCGCGCCTATGATCTTCTTATTATGATCATATATCGGCAATCCGATAGATGTGTAGGGAACACCAAAAGGGGAATTTTCCCTAGAAAAGGTTTTTTTCACCCTCCTATTCTGCTGGATAGCCTCCCGTAGCACTGTCGTGTCCGGATATTTGTGACCCAGTTCGATGGGTATCTTGAGGGAGCCCTCAAATTTTCCCACGATCACTTCCGTATCCGCGACCAATATCGTGGAAGCCGAGTGAAACATCCGAAACATCAGTTCTGCGCATTTGAGCGCCTCTTGCAAAGCGACAGGTAGTTGTAACATGATTAAATCTACCCCCGATCGATTCATTCGAACTATCCAGCATATATTCTATCAGGTCATCTACCCTAAGGGATGTAATTATAACAATTTATGCAAACAGGGGTGACCGGCATGCGGGGAAGCTGATACAACAGTATCCTTTCATTTTACCATGACAGTAGTGTTTTTTCGAAGACATGGCACCAGCGAAGGATAGCCTATGTTAAATGATTTCCGCTGCTTTCAGGATAGTCTCTTGGCCTTGCAATTCGCTCCGGTCACTCTGTCAGAACTTTTCGAACAGGAATCGGAATGCATCTCCCAGGGTATCGCTGTCGTGATCGAAATCACAGGCGGATTCAATCAAAAGTGATCGACGCACAGGCAGTTTTTCATATCTTCGCAATAGCTATCGTCGAATCCCAAAGAAACAGTTCGTAGATAAGC from Heliomicrobium modesticaldum Ice1 encodes the following:
- a CDS encoding methyl-accepting chemotaxis protein → MLQLPVALQEALKCAELMFRMFHSASTILVADTEVIVGKFEGSLKIPIELGHKYPDTTVLREAIQQNRRVKKTFSRENSPFGVPYTSIGLPIYDHNKKIIGAIGMTAPVVAYEELKENTDRLYSTLLHTTSSSEAIASGAVRFNNAMHEIVGETVRIKKELGTIGDVIALIKKISDQTNLLALNAAIEAARAGDAGRGFAVVAEEVRSLAQNTNHSVSDMSLKLNKMIDSLNNIAAKLEQLGDFAKAQTDSIEELSATICTIQETTDKIASVTKKLVD